The genomic window caatctcagaaccgcaaggatccgttgaagcgttcccgagttattacctcataaagggacactggtcagaattgcaaaaaacggccaggtcattaaggtcaaaataggctgggtcatgaaggggttaaatgcgtgCATTTTAaagtaaaaatacatttttgtaactgaattactttaaaaaatatatattgcacCATTTGCATTCCATAGCCTCTGTTTTGCTCTGTCATTGCTGGCTACATAATAGGATAactaagaatccatcagtgagtGTATTCTGATGTTTCAGTGGGAAAGTTTctagcttttgttttttttcttttagctgtTTTATGATGACAgatcacatcaaagttgaatgtgtagGGAAAGGAGTGTGAGCAAAGTAAGTGTAAAGAGTGCACTACCAATACCAAAATAGTACTAGATGCCAATCGGGGTGCAAACAAGCGGCCAAAGACAGAAATCTGAAAACAAAAGAAAAGGAGCCACTCAAGCGAATGCACACCACAAGACtgataaaaaaataatatacaatatataaacACGGGAATTTTATTAGCAAACCACAACTtcgaaaacataaaacataattaaaaacaatagtacAGAATACACTTGGTCCACATATAGATATAGCATGTGTAATACAAATATCTGTAATATAAATCTGCACACCCTTATTTATAATGAACaaccaaccctctggctcatggagctgaATGCATAAAGTGGGACAAAATGCAAACACCTGTGGCGTATGTGACCCAAGGTGGAAGGGGACAGACGCCAAAACAGGGAAATAGCCACCTAATAAAACAATTCCAGGGGAAAACCACCAAAATGTAGTGGATAAGGAACTGTTCCACACAAAAAGCTAGAAGAGACGATAAGGTATAAAGCCTAAATACATCCAGTGCCCATAATGAGGCAACAGAGGTGCAGCAATACCCACATAGCAGTGGGAAAGGAGTGTGAAACCCTTGAATCAAATGatttttaggctaggttcccattgcgttaatgggaccgcgctaacggacagcgttgcatggcgaaattaacgccgtgcaacgcgtccgttagcgcgcccattcacggtaatgggaacgcgcatcactagcgtgtgccatgttcggcacgcgctagtgatgcgccggtgttttgtggcgcgccgcggacgctgcttgcagcgcgaCCCCTTTTAACACATTGCgtcagcgcaatccgctagcgctaggcgccaaACGGATAGCACTAACGTAATCTGAACATAGCCTTACGCCTACCAAGCATCTTCTGCCTTTTTGGGCTGAAACCTTACTAGCTGTTCCATGTCAGGTGCTCAAAAGTTAACTTCAAGAGCTTTGTTTTATACAGTCTGATTTCAAGTGGTGTAATGTGAGCAACCATCCTAAACTCCATTCTTGCGTCTTACAATTCTTTACGATATATTTTACATACTCCTATTTCCACCGCACTTTACATacgttgtcatcactgtccccatttgggcccacaaactaaattccctatcagtctgtctttaaccccttcccgacctttgacgcatacgctgcgtcatgaaagtctgtgccattccgacccatgacgcagcatatgcgtcatggcggaatcgcgttcctgcaggccgggtgaaagggttaactgtaatttcacccgatctgcagggacagggggagtggtagtttagccatgGGGGGTGTGGCTtcatccccccgtggctacgatcgctctgactgttgaaagtgaaactgccaatcagagcgatttgtaatatctcacctaaaaaaactggtgaaatattacaatccagccatggtcgatgctgcaatatcatcggccatggctggaaacactaatgtgcccccaccccaccgatcgccctctcagccctccgatctgtggtccgctcccctccgtcctgtgctccgctcccccgtcctcctgtccgctccccccgtgctccaatcccacccccgcactccgatcacaccctcccccgtgttacgatccccccCCCCAATGCTCCGATAcaccccctcgtgctccgacgcccccccgtgccgtgatctcccccccccccccttatacttacctatcctcccggggtccgtccgtcttctttcctgggcgccgccatcttccggccggcagattcgttccagagtgaattttgatcactgtgataaaacctcagttatcaaaataaaaaaaaaaaacagtaaatgacccccccccccccccttgtcacccccataggtagggacaataataaaataaataatttttttttccccccactaaggttggagttagaactaggggtagggttagggttagggataggtttaggggtattgttagggttagggttaggaatgtgcacatgtattctggtcctctgcggatttttccgcagcggatttcataaatccgcagtgctaaaccgctgtggatttatcgcggatttaccgcattttttctgcgcatttcactgcggttttacaactgcgattttctgttggagcagttgtaaaactgctgcggaatccgcagaaagaagtgcatgtgcacagcgatttttgtttcccataggtttacattgaactgtaaactcatgggaaactgcggcggatccgcagtattttccgcagcgtgtgcacataccttttgaattaggctatgtgcacacggtgcggatttggctgcggatccgcagcggatttgccgctgcggatctgcaggagagttccatcaggtttacagtaccatgtaaacctatggaaaaccaaatccgctgtgcccatggtgcggaaaataccacgcggaaacgctgcgttgtattttccgcagcatgtcaattctttgtgcggattccgcagcgttttacacctgttcctcaataggaatccgcaggtgaaatccgcacaaaaaacactggcaatccgtggtaaatccgcaggtaaaacgcagtgctttttacccgcggatttttcaaaaatggtgctgaaaaatctcacacgaatccgcaacgtgggcacatagccttagggttgggttggaattagggttgtggttagggttgtggttaggggtgtgttggggttagggttgtgattagggttacggctacagttgggataagggttaggggtgtgatggagttagaattgaggggtttccactgtttaggcacatcagggggtctccaaacgcaacatggcaccaccattgattccagccaatcttgtattcaaaaagtcaaatggtgctccgtcacttccgagccccgacgtgtgcccaaacagtggtttacccccacatatggggtaccagcatactcaggacaaactgcgcaacaattactggggtccaatttctcctgttacccttgagaaaataaaaaaattgcttgctaaaacatcatttttgaggaaagaaaaatgattttttattttcacggctctgcgttgtaaacgtctgtgaagcacttgtgggttcaaagtgctcaccacatatctagataagttccttggggggtctagtttacaaaatggggtcacttgtggggggtttctactgtttaggcacaccaggggctctgcaaacgcaacgtgatgtccgcagaccattccatcaaagtctgcatttcaaaagtcactacttcccttctgagccccgacgtgtgcccaaacagtggtttacctccacccatggggtatcagcgtactcaggagaaactggacaacaacttttggggtccaatttctcctgtaacccttgggaaaataaaaaattctgggctaaaaaatcatttttgagaaaataaattttttattttattttcatggctctgcgttataaacttctatgaagcacctgggggtttaaagtgctcagtatgcatctagataagttccttggggggtctagtttccaaaatggggtcacttgtgggggagctccaatgcataggcacacaggggctctccaaacgcgacatggtgtccgctaacaattggagctaattttccattcaaaaagtcaaaaggcgcgccttcccttccgagccctgccgtgtgcccaaacagtggtttacccccacatatgaggtatcggcgtactcgggagaaattgcccaacaaattttaggatgtatttaatcctattgcccatgtgaaaatgaaaaaattgaggcgaaaagaaattttttgtgaaaaaaaaaagtactttttcatttttacggatcaatttgtgaagcacctgggggtttaaagtgctcactatgcatctaggtaagttccttggggcgtctagtttccaaaatggggtcacttgtgggggagctccaatttttaggcacacgggggctctccaaatgtgacatggtgtccgctaaagagtgcagccaatttttcattcaaaaagtcaaatggcgctccttcccttccaagccctgccgtgcgcccaaacagtggtttacccacacatatgaggtatcagcgtactcaggacaaattggacaacaactttcgtggttcagtttctccttttaccattgggaaaataaaaaaattgttgctgaaagatcatttttgtgactaaaaagttaaatgttcattttttccttccatgttgcttctgctgctgtgaagcacctgaatggttaataaacttcttgaatgtggttttgagcaccttgaggggtgcagtttttagaatggtgtcacttgagtattttcagccatatagacccctcaaactgacttcaaatgtgaggtggtccctaaaaaaatggttttgtaaatttcgttgtaaaaatgagaaatcgctggtcaaattttaacccttataacttcctagcaaaaacaaaattgtttttccaaaattgtgctgatgtaaagtaaacatgtgggaaatgttatttattaactattttgtgtcacataactctctggtttaacagaataaaaattcaaaatgtgaaaattgcaaaattttcaaaatttttgccaaatttccgtttttatcacaaataaacgcagaatttattgacctaaatttaccactaacatgaagcccaatatgtcacgaaaaaacaatctcagaaccgctaggatccgttgaagcgttcccgagttattacctcataaagggacactggtcagaattgcaaaaaatggcaaggtctttaaggtcaaaataggctgggtcatgaaggggttaaagtgtgggAGGAAAATGGAGAACCTGAATgaaacccacacaaactccttgcagatgatggcGATTAGCAGACTTTTTCCCTGCTATTCAAAACTCTATAATGAATGGAGAGAATGTCCACCTCTCCACCCACTGCTGGTTAGATACTGGAAATAGATGCGGGTACCAGAGATGGGACCCACATATCTCAGATGTttattagtaatgagcgagtgtactcattgctcggatcTCCCAGAGCACGCAAGGGTGGTctcccaagtatttgttagtgctcagagatttcgtttttgtcccctcagctgcatgatttgcgactgctagacagcttgaatacatgtgtggattgcctgtttgttagggaattaccacatgtattcagcccatctacaagtcgcaaatcatgcagcggagacaacgaaaactaaatctccgagcacatcaaaatactctgagaccactcgTGCGTGCTCTGGGAGatttgagcaacgagtatactcgctcatcactaatgtttataGCATAACCAATGGATATATTTTTGGTTTGTGTTTAGAATTTGTAAAGCCTATGTAAGAAGCCCTAGCGGGACACATATTAGTAATGCTTGAGCTTCAAGTAAATAACATTTTATATTGCAGAAAAAATCTCTTAAGTCTTAGTAATGTAATTAATCTATTTCTTCAGGGAAAGGGAAAAACGTGTGCGGGAGCGAGTCCTCATGGTTCGGGAAAGAGAAGAAAGGGAGCGATTACGAAGAGAACGTGTCAGACTTGAAATAGAAAGAGAGCGTCTAGAAAGGGAACGCATGGAGCGTGAAAGACTGGAAAGAGAGAGAATGCGTATAGAGGAAGAGAGACGTATAGAGCAGGACCGCATCCAGAGAGAAAGAGAGGAACTACATCGTCAACAAGAGTGGTTGCGATATGAACAGGATCGACGACCAGGAGTGAGAAGGCCGTATGACATGGACTTAAGGTAAGCCTCTGCTAAGCTATTTCATTGGAATGCTTTCTGTCAATCTGACTAAAGGAAGCAGACAACCAAAGTAGTCACCAATGCTCTCAATCATTTGCTAGTTAATTTACAGTCTTGTCACAGTTTTGGCAGCTGTACAATTTTTCCTGGCTTTTAGCAGACTTTTTGTACACTTGACAAGTCTGCAAAACCCACATGCTGGCTACTAGAGAGGAACAGGAGAATAAGCAATACAGAGAAGTCTCATGAGTGTATAGTCCCTACTGTAATGGAGTTAGATGACATGGACAAATATAAATGCCACTGAAATAAAAAATCTCCATTCCTGTTAAAAAATGTAGCATGCAAGTATAAAGCGCATTGGTCAGTCGCCCCATAAGATAAACAATCCAAACTCTAAATATGGTACCTTGTATTCCACTCTCTCCCAGTATCCAAACTGCATATACCCATGGCAGATAGAGGACAAGACACTAAAATTGAttgcttctttttttatgggaagaAAGTCACG from Ranitomeya imitator isolate aRanImi1 unplaced genomic scaffold, aRanImi1.pri SCAFFOLD_331, whole genome shotgun sequence includes these protein-coding regions:
- the LOC138656352 gene encoding scaffold attachment factor B1-like — translated: MQRRQRKLNLRAHQNTLRPLVRALGDLSNEEREKRVRERVLMVREREERERLRRERVRLEIERERLERERMERERLERERMRIEEERRIEQDRIQREREELHRQQEWLRYEQDRRPGVRRPYDMDLRDDPYWLESKRMALDDRYHDFGRSDRYHDFDNRDRGRFMNHMHMD